One genomic region from Phragmites australis chromosome 1, lpPhrAust1.1, whole genome shotgun sequence encodes:
- the LOC133925058 gene encoding NAC domain-containing protein 90-like has protein sequence MAGGLPPGYRFYPTEEELICFYLRNKLDSLRDDIERVIPVVDVYSVDPWQLSEIHERLCGGAGEGEPWFYFCPRQEREARGGRPSRTTPSGYWKAAGTPGVVYSTDRRAIGMKKTMVFYRGRAPLGTKTMWKMNEYRALQYAAAATGATDGSYSSAHAAAPPSLPPQLRSEFSLCRLYTKSGTLRQFDRRPLADATGGSGDDPGPSTAAATSPDDGDGSGDSMQPQQQMERGPDDPYRDDVVTLDALLYWPGD, from the exons ATGGCCGGCGGCCTGCCCCCGGGATACCGCTTCTACCCGACGGAGGAGGAGCTGATATGCTTCTACCTCCGCAACAAGCTCGACAGCCTCCGCGACGACATCGAGCGCGTCATCCCCGTCGTCGATGTCTATTCCGTCGACCCGTGGCAGCTCTCAG AGATTCACGAGAGGCTGTGCGGCGGTGCGGGGGAGGGCGAGCCGTGGTTCTACTTCTGCCCGcggcaggagagggaggcgcgGGGCGGGCGGCCCAGCCGAACCACGCCGTCGGGGTACTGGAAGGCGGCGGGCACGCCCGGGGTCGTCTACTCCACCGACCGCCGCGCCATCGGGATGAAGAAGACCATGGTGTTCTACCGCGGCCGCGCGCCGTTGGGGACCAAGACCATGTGGAAGATGAACGAATATAGGGCGCTCCagtacgccgccgccgccaccggtgcAACTGATGGGTCCTACTCCAGCGCCCACGCCGCCGCACCACCAAGCCTTCCTCCGCAG CTGAGGAGCGAATTTAGCCTGTGTCGACTGTACACCAAATCCGGTACCCTGAGACAGTTTGACCGGCGGCCGCTCGCCGATGCTACAGGCGGTTCTGGCGATGATCCAGGGCCATCCACGGCAGCCGCCACGTCACCGGATGATGGCGATGGCTCCGGCGACTCCATGCAACCACAGCAGCAGATGGAGAGAGGCCCGGACGATCCATACAGGGACGATGTGGTCACCTTGGATGCCCTTTTATACTGGCCTGGAGACTAG